Proteins from one Mucilaginibacter jinjuensis genomic window:
- a CDS encoding REP-associated tyrosine transposase, whose translation MSELRKANTDHAYFITLTVVGWIDVFTRHEYCDEIISNLEYCRKYKGLKVYEYCIMSNHIHLIISRSDGSLSDLLRDLKSYTSKRIIELITNNPQESRKEWMLHLFKYFAKSYKQNSEYMFWQKTSHPIELLTVDVFDQKKDYIHQNPVKAMMVNDEAGYVYSSANPDSPLVVDES comes from the coding sequence ATGTCCGAACTCAGAAAAGCCAATACCGATCACGCTTATTTCATTACCCTTACCGTAGTTGGTTGGATTGATGTATTTACTCGACATGAATATTGCGATGAAATAATTAGTAATCTCGAATATTGCCGCAAATACAAAGGATTAAAAGTTTATGAGTACTGCATCATGAGTAATCATATCCATTTGATTATATCCCGATCAGATGGATCTCTTTCCGATCTTTTAAGAGACCTTAAAAGTTATACTTCGAAAAGAATCATTGAGCTGATTACTAATAACCCACAAGAAAGCCGTAAGGAATGGATGTTACATCTGTTTAAATATTTCGCAAAATCTTATAAGCAAAATAGCGAGTACATGTTCTGGCAAAAGACATCGCATCCTATTGAGCTTTTAACTGTAGATGTATTCGATCAGAAAAAAGATTACATTCATCAAAATCCAGTAAAAGCCATGATGGTAAATGACGAAGCTGGTTATGTTTATAGTAGTGCTAATCCAGATTCACCATTGGTTGTTGATGAAAGTTAA
- a CDS encoding phosphotransferase, protein MKTFPAQYSTLAASALKEHIEEVYGFRGLTCRLLVHNVSDTYILESEQAKYIFKVYRKDYRTLNEIKGEVELLNILKDNSIPVSYPLTDLAGKQIQYFKAIEGMRYGVLFTFATGKVVLNPDDEQLKIIGRTMALMHHATSTCKLKHERIIYDIYSTVRGPLKLIRSRFEDLSQEYTYLQDLGAKVVAKLDEYDLTRFSYGYCHYDLLPKNFHFDDDNNITIFDFDWAGKALLVNDVMTFMVQLFFMARHQMITKEEADHKLKILIEAYRENRSLSDPEIELIPYLGIMYWIHAFGFYEANYDDFAITFFTPRFIKERVELIKVWVEWYCKF, encoded by the coding sequence ATGAAAACCTTTCCGGCGCAATACTCAACTTTAGCAGCATCAGCATTAAAAGAGCATATCGAAGAAGTTTATGGGTTTAGAGGCCTCACATGCCGTTTGCTGGTACACAATGTAAGCGATACTTATATTTTGGAGAGCGAACAAGCTAAATATATCTTTAAAGTATACCGGAAAGATTACAGGACCTTGAATGAAATTAAGGGTGAGGTTGAGTTGCTGAATATTTTAAAGGATAACAGCATCCCTGTTTCGTACCCGTTAACCGATTTGGCCGGCAAACAGATTCAGTATTTTAAGGCAATTGAAGGTATGCGCTATGGCGTACTATTCACCTTCGCTACAGGCAAGGTGGTGCTTAACCCCGATGATGAGCAGTTGAAAATTATTGGCCGGACTATGGCCTTGATGCATCATGCTACTTCAACATGTAAACTGAAACACGAAAGGATTATTTATGATATTTATTCGACGGTTAGAGGTCCGTTGAAACTAATTCGTTCACGTTTTGAAGATTTGTCCCAGGAGTATACGTATTTGCAGGATCTGGGTGCTAAAGTAGTTGCAAAACTCGACGAGTACGACCTGACTAGGTTTAGTTACGGCTATTGCCATTACGATTTGTTACCTAAGAATTTTCATTTCGATGATGATAATAACATCACCATTTTTGATTTCGACTGGGCTGGCAAAGCTTTGCTGGTGAATGATGTGATGACTTTTATGGTGCAACTATTTTTTATGGCCCGCCACCAAATGATAACCAAAGAAGAAGCAGATCATAAACTAAAGATCCTTATTGAAGCTTACCGCGAAAACCGAAGTTTATCAGATCCCGAAATTGAGCTGATCCCATACCTGGGTATTATGTACTGGATCCACGCTTTCGGGTTTTATGAAGCAAACTATGATGATTTTGCCATCACCTTCTTCACGCCGCGATTTATAAAAGAGCGGGTAGAGTTAATTAAGGTTTGGGTAGAGTGGTATTGTAAGTTTTAG
- a CDS encoding ribonuclease H-like YkuK family protein yields the protein MTWRKFSGEILQTPIIEEVERTIERETLLGNKLKVCIGTDSQVKGSVTDFATVIVFLREQRGGFMFIHQERTSQKMSIKERMLTEVQKSIDIAYKLCDLLDVYEVDLEVHADINTNPMFKSNQALHEAMGYILSMGFVFKAKPEAFASSYCANKMVQ from the coding sequence ATGACCTGGAGAAAATTTAGCGGTGAAATACTGCAAACCCCCATTATTGAAGAAGTTGAAAGAACAATTGAGCGTGAAACCCTGTTGGGTAACAAGCTTAAAGTTTGCATTGGTACAGATTCGCAAGTGAAGGGATCTGTTACCGATTTTGCAACTGTTATTGTTTTTTTACGCGAGCAACGTGGCGGCTTTATGTTTATCCATCAGGAGCGTACATCGCAAAAAATGAGCATCAAAGAAAGAATGCTTACCGAAGTGCAAAAGTCAATTGATATTGCCTACAAACTTTGCGACCTACTGGATGTGTATGAAGTTGACCTGGAGGTGCATGCCGACATTAACACTAATCCAATGTTTAAATCAAACCAGGCTTTGCATGAGGCTATGGGGTACATTTTAAGTATGGGCTTTGTGTTTAAGGCTAAGCCCGAAGCGTTTGCAAGCTCGTACTGCGCCAATAAAATGGTACAGTAA
- the ettA gene encoding energy-dependent translational throttle protein EttA codes for MADEKIIFSMAGVSKIYPPQKQVLKNIYLSFFYGAKIGVIGLNGSGKSSVLKIIAGLDKAYQGEVVFSPGYTVGYLAQEPILDPEKTVREVVEEGVAEITAILKEYEDINEKFGLPEVYEDADAMDKLMARQGVLQDKIDAVNAWELDTKLERAMDALRCPDPDAKIGVLSGGERRRVALCRLLLQEPDVLLLDEPTNHLDAESIDWLEQHLKQYKGTVIAVTHDRYFLDNVAGWILELDRGEGIPWKGNYSSWLDQKSKRLAQEEKTESKRQKTLERELEWVRMAPKARHAKGKARLSNYEKLASEETKEREDKLELFIPPGPRLGNIVIEANNVTKAYGDKILFDNLTFSLPPNGIVGIIGPNGAGKTTLFRLITGQEEPDAGTFRVGETVALGYVDQNHDDLDPEKSVWENVTDGLDNMMLGNRTINSRAYVSKFNFNGADQQKKVGVLSGGERNRVHLAITLKKSSNVLLLDEPTNDIDVNTLRALEEGLENFAGCAVVISHDRWFLDRICTHILAFEGDSQVYFFEGNYSDYEENRKKRLGDIAPKRLRYKKLVG; via the coding sequence ATGGCAGACGAAAAAATAATCTTCTCGATGGCCGGCGTAAGCAAAATTTACCCGCCTCAAAAACAAGTATTAAAAAACATATACCTATCGTTTTTCTACGGCGCTAAAATTGGCGTTATCGGTTTAAATGGTTCGGGTAAATCATCGGTATTAAAAATTATTGCCGGTTTAGATAAAGCTTACCAGGGCGAAGTGGTGTTTTCACCGGGTTATACCGTAGGTTACCTAGCACAAGAGCCTATCCTTGATCCTGAAAAAACCGTACGTGAAGTGGTTGAAGAAGGTGTTGCCGAAATTACCGCTATCCTGAAAGAGTACGAAGACATCAACGAAAAATTCGGCTTACCCGAGGTGTACGAAGATGCTGACGCCATGGATAAACTGATGGCCCGCCAGGGTGTGTTGCAGGATAAAATTGATGCCGTAAATGCCTGGGAACTGGATACCAAACTGGAGCGTGCGATGGATGCCCTGCGCTGCCCTGATCCAGATGCTAAAATCGGCGTACTATCGGGTGGTGAGCGCCGTCGTGTGGCTTTATGCCGATTATTACTGCAAGAGCCGGATGTATTATTGCTGGATGAGCCTACCAACCACCTGGATGCAGAATCTATCGACTGGCTGGAGCAACACTTAAAACAATATAAGGGAACAGTTATTGCCGTAACCCACGACCGTTACTTCCTGGATAACGTGGCCGGCTGGATCCTTGAACTTGACCGCGGGGAGGGTATCCCATGGAAGGGTAACTACTCATCATGGTTAGATCAAAAATCGAAACGCCTGGCTCAGGAAGAGAAAACCGAAAGCAAACGCCAGAAAACTTTGGAGCGTGAGCTGGAGTGGGTACGTATGGCGCCAAAAGCACGCCATGCTAAGGGTAAAGCCCGTTTATCAAACTATGAGAAACTGGCTTCGGAAGAAACTAAGGAAAGAGAAGACAAACTGGAGCTATTTATTCCGCCTGGTCCACGTTTGGGTAATATCGTTATTGAGGCCAACAACGTAACCAAGGCTTATGGCGATAAGATCTTGTTTGATAACCTTACTTTCTCGCTACCACCAAATGGTATCGTAGGTATTATTGGCCCGAATGGTGCTGGTAAAACTACGCTATTCAGGTTAATCACCGGTCAGGAAGAGCCTGATGCAGGTACTTTCCGCGTGGGTGAAACTGTAGCACTGGGTTATGTGGATCAAAACCATGACGACCTTGACCCAGAGAAATCGGTATGGGAAAACGTAACCGACGGGTTGGACAACATGATGCTGGGTAACCGCACCATTAACTCACGTGCTTATGTATCGAAGTTTAACTTCAACGGAGCCGATCAGCAGAAAAAAGTGGGTGTGCTATCAGGTGGTGAGCGTAACCGAGTTCACCTGGCTATTACCTTAAAGAAAAGCTCGAACGTATTATTACTGGATGAGCCTACCAATGATATCGATGTAAACACCTTGCGCGCACTCGAAGAAGGTTTAGAAAACTTTGCCGGTTGCGCCGTAGTGATCAGTCACGACCGTTGGTTCCTTGACCGGATCTGTACGCACATCCTGGCATTCGAGGGTGATTCGCAGGTTTACTTCTTCGAGGGTAATTACTCTGATTACGAAGAAAACCGCAAGAAACGTTTAGGTGATATTGCACCAAAAAGGTTGAGGTATAAAAAGTTAGTTGGATAA
- a CDS encoding M13 family metallopeptidase, whose product MKLKPLIWLAVPAVLAACNNKPTQSADAPPQRTVFFDKSGMDTTVKPGDDFFSYANGTWIKNTKIPPSESGWGSFYILYNDNIKNLHQILEATAKQDNSKGSKEQKVSDLYLSGMDTVTIDKLGYEPVKPLLGQIDSLKDNKQLLQFSADKFKNGGGFLLGFYVGPDDKNSNKNMAQFGQAGITLPNRDYYFKTDSASVKIRAAFVKYITTLFTLTGTDAATAAKNADVVLKLETEIAKSHSTPVELRDPVKNYNKFAVSEMQKQVPDMDLNDLFNRMGFKTDTILVGQPKYYVALDNLLKSQPVDVWKTELKFASLDKSAGYLSKPFRQARFDFYNKTLYGQKQQKERWKNMVATVDGGLGELLGQLYVEKYFTPEAKKRMLDLVNNLQDVYGERIKKLDWMSDATKQKAIEKLHAFTKKIGYPDKWKNYDDVDIDKGAFYKNMKAIGKHDYNEELKRINKKVDKTEWGMTPPTVNAYYNPSFNEIVFPAGILQFPFFDKDADDAINYGGIGMVIGHEMTHGFDDQGSQYDKEGNLKMWWIKEDDTKFKAKTAAIATQYDAYTVFNGVHVNGKLTLGENIADNGGLAIAYEAFKRTKQGKSNDKIDGFTPDQRFFLGFAQVWREKVSDESLRSQVSGDPHSPDMYRVNGPLANTDAWYKAFNIKLGDKLYKPDNQRTKIW is encoded by the coding sequence ATGAAATTAAAACCTTTGATATGGCTTGCTGTGCCTGCCGTACTTGCGGCTTGTAATAACAAGCCAACGCAATCGGCAGATGCCCCCCCTCAACGCACAGTATTTTTTGATAAGTCGGGAATGGATACCACCGTTAAGCCCGGCGATGACTTTTTTAGTTATGCTAACGGCACATGGATTAAAAACACCAAGATTCCGCCATCAGAAAGCGGATGGGGGTCTTTCTATATCCTGTATAACGATAATATTAAAAACCTGCATCAAATATTAGAGGCCACCGCCAAGCAGGATAACAGCAAAGGCAGTAAGGAGCAAAAAGTGAGCGACCTGTACCTAAGCGGTATGGATACTGTTACCATTGATAAATTGGGTTACGAGCCGGTTAAGCCTTTACTTGGGCAGATAGATTCGTTGAAAGACAATAAGCAATTATTGCAATTTTCGGCCGATAAATTTAAGAACGGAGGTGGATTTTTATTAGGCTTTTATGTTGGCCCCGACGATAAAAACAGCAACAAAAATATGGCTCAGTTTGGCCAGGCCGGTATTACCTTGCCGAATCGTGATTATTACTTTAAAACAGATTCGGCCAGTGTTAAGATCAGGGCTGCGTTTGTAAAGTATATCACCACTTTATTTACACTTACGGGTACTGATGCTGCAACTGCTGCTAAAAATGCAGATGTGGTTTTGAAACTGGAGACTGAGATTGCAAAATCACATTCGACCCCGGTTGAACTGCGCGACCCGGTAAAGAATTACAACAAATTTGCTGTAAGCGAGATGCAGAAACAAGTGCCTGATATGGACCTTAATGATCTGTTTAACCGTATGGGCTTTAAAACCGATACCATTTTGGTTGGTCAGCCTAAATATTATGTGGCGCTTGATAATCTGTTAAAATCGCAGCCGGTAGATGTATGGAAAACCGAATTGAAGTTTGCATCGTTGGATAAGTCTGCCGGGTATTTATCTAAACCTTTCAGACAGGCTCGTTTCGACTTTTATAATAAAACCCTTTACGGACAAAAGCAACAAAAAGAACGCTGGAAAAACATGGTTGCTACTGTGGATGGCGGCTTAGGCGAATTGTTAGGGCAACTGTATGTAGAAAAATATTTTACCCCTGAGGCCAAAAAGCGTATGCTTGACCTGGTGAATAACTTACAGGATGTTTATGGCGAGCGTATTAAAAAGCTGGATTGGATGAGCGATGCCACCAAGCAAAAAGCGATTGAAAAACTACATGCTTTCACCAAAAAGATAGGATATCCGGATAAATGGAAAAACTACGATGATGTTGATATAGATAAGGGCGCCTTTTATAAAAATATGAAAGCCATCGGTAAACATGATTATAACGAGGAGCTGAAAAGAATTAATAAGAAAGTTGATAAAACAGAATGGGGTATGACACCACCGACTGTTAACGCTTATTATAATCCAAGCTTTAACGAGATCGTTTTCCCTGCCGGTATTTTACAGTTTCCATTCTTTGATAAGGATGCCGATGATGCAATTAATTACGGTGGCATTGGTATGGTTATAGGCCACGAAATGACACATGGTTTTGATGATCAGGGCAGCCAGTACGATAAAGAAGGCAACCTGAAAATGTGGTGGATCAAAGAAGATGACACCAAGTTTAAAGCTAAAACAGCAGCCATTGCAACGCAATATGATGCCTATACCGTATTTAACGGAGTACATGTAAATGGCAAGCTTACTTTAGGCGAAAATATTGCCGATAACGGCGGACTAGCCATTGCATACGAAGCCTTTAAAAGAACCAAACAAGGAAAAAGTAATGATAAGATTGATGGCTTTACCCCAGATCAGCGTTTCTTTTTAGGTTTTGCACAAGTATGGCGCGAGAAGGTGAGCGATGAGTCACTTCGCTCACAAGTGAGCGGCGACCCGCACTCGCCCGATATGTACCGTGTAAACGGGCCGCTTGCCAATACCGATGCCTGGTATAAAGCATTTAATATTAAGCTGGGTGACAAATTATACAAACCGGATAACCAGAGAACCAAGATCTGGTAA
- a CDS encoding ArsR/SmtB family transcription factor yields the protein MNLRRDVFQAIADPTRRAILLLVATQAMTAGSIASNFDTARPTVSKHLQILTECELLEQKQNGREIYYNINAKKMKEVADFIEPFRQMWDERFNKLESIMKNYKPKA from the coding sequence ATGAATTTAAGACGAGATGTATTCCAGGCCATAGCCGACCCTACCCGTAGGGCAATACTACTTTTGGTTGCCACGCAAGCCATGACCGCAGGTTCGATAGCTTCTAATTTCGATACCGCGAGGCCTACGGTTTCTAAACACCTGCAAATACTCACCGAGTGCGAATTGCTGGAGCAAAAGCAAAACGGCCGGGAGATTTACTATAACATTAACGCAAAAAAAATGAAAGAAGTAGCCGATTTTATCGAGCCATTCCGCCAGATGTGGGATGAGCGTTTCAATAAACTGGAGAGTATCATGAAAAATTATAAACCTAAAGCATAA
- the aqpZ gene encoding aquaporin Z: protein MEKNNYHKLVAEFLGTMVLVLMGCGSAVISSTSGVIAGVGLLGISFAFGLSVVAMAYAIGHISGCHINPAISIGMVAAGRMRASECIGYVIVQILGAIAGAGILYLIASGRPDWNIATSVAGLGQNGYGPGSPRHYDLTSCFIAEFVFTAIFLLVIFGSTSSKNIHGGFAGLAIGLSLVLIHIVGIPITGVSVNPARSIGPAVFVGGQALEQVWLFVVAPIAGAIVAAIIWRYFVERTDNLSA from the coding sequence ATGGAAAAGAACAATTACCACAAACTGGTAGCCGAGTTTTTAGGAACCATGGTACTGGTATTAATGGGTTGCGGTAGCGCTGTAATCAGTAGCACCAGCGGGGTAATAGCCGGAGTTGGGCTTTTGGGTATTTCGTTTGCTTTCGGGCTATCGGTGGTGGCTATGGCCTATGCTATAGGGCACATCTCGGGCTGCCATATTAACCCGGCTATTAGTATTGGTATGGTGGCTGCAGGCCGCATGCGCGCGTCTGAATGTATAGGTTATGTTATTGTACAAATTTTAGGCGCTATTGCCGGTGCGGGTATCCTTTATTTAATTGCAAGCGGCAGGCCCGACTGGAATATAGCCACATCTGTAGCCGGGTTAGGCCAAAACGGTTACGGACCAGGTTCGCCACGGCATTACGACCTCACATCGTGCTTTATTGCCGAATTTGTTTTCACTGCCATATTTTTATTAGTTATTTTCGGTTCAACATCATCTAAAAACATACATGGTGGTTTTGCCGGTTTAGCTATTGGTTTAAGCCTGGTGCTTATCCACATTGTGGGTATCCCGATTACCGGTGTTTCGGTAAATCCTGCACGCAGCATTGGTCCGGCTGTATTTGTGGGCGGGCAGGCACTCGAACAAGTATGGCTTTTTGTTGTTGCGCCAATTGCAGGTGCCATAGTTGCGGCTATTATATGGCGTTATTTTGTAGAACGAACTGATAATCTTTCAGCATAA
- a CDS encoding TlpA family protein disulfide reductase: protein MKKYALFFALLVSAITLKAQAPADDKTTLTKVGQQTPAFEFYTDKDKTATIESYKGKIVLLNFFATWCPPCRLELPRVQKEIWEKYKDNPKFALFVFGREQGWDKVLPFKETNNYTFPILPDEGRKIFSLFATQSIPRNVVLDENGKIIYQSIGYSEKDFAELLKVLDTHINKLLP, encoded by the coding sequence ATGAAAAAGTACGCCCTGTTTTTTGCACTTTTAGTTAGTGCAATAACCCTAAAAGCGCAAGCACCCGCCGATGATAAAACTACCCTTACCAAGGTGGGTCAGCAAACGCCTGCTTTTGAATTTTATACCGATAAAGACAAAACAGCTACCATAGAAAGCTATAAAGGCAAAATTGTACTACTTAACTTTTTTGCTACCTGGTGCCCGCCGTGCCGCTTAGAGCTGCCACGGGTACAAAAAGAGATCTGGGAAAAGTATAAAGACAACCCCAAGTTTGCCCTTTTTGTATTTGGCCGTGAGCAGGGTTGGGATAAGGTACTGCCTTTTAAAGAAACCAATAACTACACATTCCCAATTTTGCCTGATGAAGGCCGTAAGATCTTCAGTTTGTTTGCAACCCAGTCAATACCGCGAAATGTAGTGTTGGATGAAAATGGTAAGATCATTTATCAATCCATAGGTTACAGCGAAAAGGATTTTGCCGAATTGCTTAAGGTATTGGATACCCACATCAACAAACTTTTACCTTAA
- a CDS encoding SRPBCC domain-containing protein has product MELKTKIDARNGEQDLVITREFDLPLELLFKAYVEPEIVEQWMGTRVLKLESKKHGSYQFETTDPKGNKHGFNGVIHEFIPERKITRTFEMENTPFGIQLEFYEFEKLTDDTSKLIMHVIYESAALRDQVMQLPFAKGINMAHNRMEEILKQLK; this is encoded by the coding sequence ATGGAACTGAAAACCAAAATAGATGCCCGCAACGGCGAGCAGGATTTAGTGATTACCCGTGAATTTGATTTGCCACTGGAATTACTCTTCAAAGCCTACGTTGAGCCCGAAATTGTAGAGCAATGGATGGGTACTAGAGTGCTGAAACTGGAAAGCAAAAAGCACGGCAGTTATCAGTTTGAAACCACTGACCCTAAGGGTAACAAGCATGGTTTCAACGGTGTGATCCATGAGTTTATACCGGAACGTAAAATTACCCGCACGTTCGAGATGGAGAATACCCCCTTCGGCATCCAGTTGGAGTTTTATGAATTTGAAAAACTGACAGATGATACCAGCAAGCTCATCATGCATGTCATCTATGAATCGGCCGCCCTGCGCGACCAGGTGATGCAGCTGCCATTTGCCAAGGGCATTAATATGGCACACAACCGTATGGAGGAAATTTTAAAACAATTAAAATAA
- a CDS encoding DUF4256 domain-containing protein: MNKLSSQQTEELIAVLKIRFEKNKNRHKDLDWTKVQARLEANAEKLWSLDEMEATGGEPDVVGFDNSTGEYIFYDCAVESPKGRRSICYDHEALEARKEHKPGNSAVNMATEMGIEILTEEQYRELQKLGSFDTKTSSWIKTPVDIRKLGGAVFCDRRYNTVFLYHNGAESYYAARGFRGSLKV; encoded by the coding sequence ATGAACAAATTATCATCACAGCAGACAGAAGAATTAATCGCGGTATTGAAAATCCGTTTTGAGAAAAATAAAAACCGCCATAAAGATCTGGACTGGACTAAGGTACAAGCCCGGTTGGAAGCCAATGCCGAAAAGCTTTGGTCGCTTGATGAGATGGAAGCCACTGGCGGTGAACCCGATGTAGTTGGTTTTGATAACAGCACCGGCGAATACATTTTTTATGATTGTGCTGTCGAAAGCCCAAAAGGCCGCCGAAGCATCTGTTACGACCATGAAGCGCTGGAAGCCCGTAAAGAACATAAGCCCGGCAATAGCGCTGTTAATATGGCAACCGAAATGGGTATTGAAATACTGACAGAAGAGCAATACCGCGAATTACAGAAACTCGGCAGCTTCGACACCAAAACATCGAGTTGGATAAAAACACCTGTGGATATCAGGAAACTGGGTGGCGCTGTATTTTGCGACCGTCGATATAATACCGTTTTCTTATACCACAACGGGGCCGAATCATATTATGCTGCCAGAGGTTTCCGTGGTTCATTAAAAGTTTAA
- a CDS encoding DoxX family protein: protein MSKRNKIIYWIATLWLALGMVSTGAVQLLKAKAGAGGVDSVSRLGYPTYFLTILGIWKILGVVAILIPKFPLLKEWAYAGFFFAMSGAIFSHLASGSAVGEILPSVLLLVLTIVSWYFRPADRKVLSVN, encoded by the coding sequence ATGAGCAAACGAAATAAAATTATCTACTGGATAGCCACCTTATGGCTGGCATTGGGCATGGTATCAACCGGGGCAGTGCAATTACTAAAAGCCAAAGCGGGTGCTGGCGGTGTTGATAGCGTAAGCCGGTTAGGTTACCCCACCTATTTTCTAACTATATTAGGTATCTGGAAAATTCTGGGCGTTGTAGCTATACTGATCCCTAAATTTCCGTTACTGAAGGAGTGGGCTTATGCAGGTTTCTTCTTCGCCATGTCGGGGGCTATATTTTCGCATTTAGCATCGGGCAGTGCAGTGGGTGAGATTTTGCCTTCAGTATTATTATTGGTGCTAACAATCGTATCCTGGTATTTCAGGCCCGCGGATAGGAAAGTTCTTTCGGTTAATTAA
- a CDS encoding SRPBCC family protein: MKTYQLKWEQSMPISLDKAWDFFSSPLNLGKITPAEMNFVVTSSYTDQTVMYPGMLITYKVSPLMGIKLDWVTEITHVKDKEYFIDEQRFGPYALWHHEHHFKEINGGVHMTDLLTYAIGYGPIGSIANSALVAKKVNDIFKYREKAVIELFGPYYNKEA, translated from the coding sequence GTGAAAACATACCAATTAAAATGGGAACAATCCATGCCCATCAGCCTGGATAAAGCCTGGGACTTTTTTTCGTCGCCCTTAAACCTCGGTAAAATTACGCCGGCCGAGATGAATTTTGTTGTTACCTCCAGCTATACCGATCAAACGGTGATGTATCCCGGCATGCTTATCACTTACAAGGTTTCGCCACTAATGGGCATTAAACTCGATTGGGTTACCGAGATCACTCACGTAAAAGACAAGGAATATTTTATCGATGAGCAGCGCTTCGGCCCTTACGCCTTGTGGCACCACGAACATCATTTTAAAGAAATTAACGGCGGTGTGCACATGACAGATCTGCTCACCTACGCCATTGGTTACGGCCCTATCGGCTCAATAGCTAACAGCGCTTTGGTAGCCAAAAAAGTTAATGATATTTTTAAATACAGGGAAAAGGCAGTGATTGAATTGTTCGGCCCTTACTATAATAAGGAAGCTTAA
- a CDS encoding YdeI/OmpD-associated family protein, whose translation MNTKVDFFFKEDKKWHEELKQLRLIALDCNLTEEVKWGCPCYTYNDNNIVLIHDFKEYCAFLFFKGALLNDAEGILIQQTKNVQAARQIRFTNVKEIVDRKAILKAYIYEAIEVEKAGLKVELKKTEDFVTCEEFQTKLDEMPSLKTAFEALTPGRQRAYKLYFSAAKQAKTREARVEKAIPQILDGKGLDD comes from the coding sequence ATGAATACGAAGGTTGATTTCTTTTTTAAAGAAGACAAAAAGTGGCATGAAGAACTAAAACAATTAAGACTAATTGCCCTTGATTGCAATTTAACCGAAGAAGTAAAATGGGGCTGCCCTTGCTACACTTATAATGATAACAACATTGTATTGATACATGATTTTAAGGAATATTGCGCGTTCCTATTTTTTAAAGGCGCTTTGTTAAATGATGCCGAAGGCATTTTAATTCAGCAAACCAAGAATGTGCAGGCAGCAAGGCAAATCAGGTTCACCAACGTTAAGGAGATTGTTGATCGGAAAGCTATCCTGAAAGCCTATATCTACGAAGCCATTGAAGTTGAAAAAGCAGGTCTAAAAGTAGAACTTAAGAAAACAGAAGATTTCGTTACCTGCGAAGAGTTTCAAACCAAACTGGATGAAATGCCATCTCTTAAAACAGCTTTTGAAGCTTTAACACCCGGCAGACAACGGGCTTATAAACTTTATTTCTCGGCAGCCAAACAAGCCAAAACCCGCGAGGCCAGGGTTGAAAAAGCTATTCCGCAAATTTTGGATGGCAAGGGCTTGGATGATTAG